One genomic region from Shewanella aestuarii encodes:
- a CDS encoding ornithine carbamoyltransferase yields MKHLLSIKELSQSQLLDLLALAKKIKANPADYRRALDGKSVVMLFEKPSLRTRVSFDIGINKLGGHCLYLDQQNGALGKREPVSDFASNLSCWADAIVARTYLHSTIEELAEHGTVPVINALSDLYHPCQALADFLTLSEKFEDVSKVKLAYVGDGNNVAHSLMYGAAILGATMTVVCPEGHFPADEVVADVKQLAEQYGGQLILTSDIDTMDNQDAIYTDTWISMGDKTPMAEIEAKFMPYQVNSQLMAKVGAKYFMHCLPAYREVEATAEVIDGEGSLILDQAENRMHAQNAVLVTLLS; encoded by the coding sequence TTTATTAGCATTAGCGAAAAAAATTAAAGCTAATCCAGCTGATTACCGTCGCGCCTTAGATGGTAAAAGTGTGGTGATGTTATTTGAAAAGCCATCACTTCGCACCCGAGTTAGCTTTGACATCGGCATTAATAAATTAGGTGGTCATTGCTTATACCTTGATCAGCAAAATGGCGCTTTAGGTAAGCGTGAACCTGTATCTGATTTTGCCAGCAACTTATCCTGCTGGGCAGATGCCATTGTGGCGCGTACCTATTTACATAGCACAATTGAAGAACTGGCTGAACACGGTACAGTGCCCGTTATCAATGCGTTGTCAGACTTATATCATCCGTGCCAAGCTTTAGCCGATTTTCTGACCTTATCTGAAAAATTTGAAGATGTCAGCAAAGTGAAATTGGCTTATGTGGGTGATGGCAATAATGTTGCGCACTCACTTATGTATGGTGCAGCAATACTTGGCGCAACCATGACAGTGGTTTGCCCAGAAGGGCACTTCCCTGCTGACGAAGTCGTTGCCGATGTTAAGCAATTAGCAGAGCAATATGGTGGCCAACTTATTTTGACATCTGATATTGATACTATGGATAACCAAGATGCTATCTATACTGATACTTGGATTTCAATGGGCGATAAAACCCCAATGGCAGAAATAGAAGCTAAATTTATGCCTTACCAAGTGAATTCACAATTAATGGCAAAAGTCGGGGCTAAGTACTTTATGCATTGTTTACCTGCATATCGTGAAGTCGAGGCAACCGCTGAAGTAATTGATGGCGAAGGCTCATTGATTTTAGATCAAGCAGAAAACCGTATGCACGCGCAAAACGCTGTGTTAGTTACCTTATTAAGTTAA
- a CDS encoding argininosuccinate synthase, whose protein sequence is MSQTVKKTGVKKVVLAYSGGLDTSAIIPWLKETYDNCEIVAFCADVGQGEEELVGLHEKAIASGASECYIVDLKEEFVADYIYPTIATGAIYEGTYLLGTSMARPIIAKAQVEVARKVGADAVCHGCTGKGNDQVRFEGCFAALAPDLKVIAPWREWEMRSREDLLAYLAERNIQTTASATKIYSRDANAWHISHEGGELEDPWNEPSKGVWTLTVAPEDAPNEPEYVSLSIKNGRVTHVNDEALSPYAALMKLNDIAGKHGVGRIDITENRLVGMKSRGCYETPGGTVMFAGLRAIEELVLDKTSRTWREQIAGQMSHLVYDGRWFTPLCKSLIAASESLAELVNGDVVVKLYKGQATPVKKRSPNSLYSESFATFGEDDVYDQKHAEGFIRLYSLASRIRALNTK, encoded by the coding sequence ATGTCTCAAACAGTGAAAAAAACCGGCGTTAAAAAAGTAGTGCTAGCCTATTCTGGAGGATTAGACACCTCAGCAATTATTCCATGGTTAAAAGAAACCTATGATAATTGTGAAATCGTTGCGTTTTGTGCTGACGTTGGTCAGGGTGAGGAAGAGCTTGTTGGTCTACATGAAAAAGCCATCGCATCGGGCGCTTCTGAGTGTTATATCGTTGACTTAAAAGAAGAGTTTGTTGCTGATTATATCTACCCAACTATCGCCACAGGCGCAATTTATGAAGGCACTTATTTATTAGGTACTTCAATGGCTCGTCCAATTATTGCCAAAGCGCAAGTTGAAGTGGCGCGTAAAGTTGGTGCCGATGCAGTGTGTCATGGCTGTACCGGTAAAGGTAACGACCAAGTTCGTTTTGAAGGTTGTTTTGCGGCATTAGCGCCTGACTTAAAAGTGATTGCCCCTTGGCGTGAATGGGAAATGCGTAGCCGTGAAGACCTACTGGCATACCTTGCAGAGCGTAATATTCAAACAACCGCTTCAGCAACGAAAATTTATAGCCGCGACGCTAACGCATGGCATATTTCTCATGAAGGCGGCGAGCTAGAAGATCCATGGAACGAGCCATCAAAAGGCGTATGGACGTTAACTGTTGCCCCAGAAGATGCACCAAACGAGCCAGAATATGTGTCGTTATCGATTAAAAATGGCCGTGTTACCCATGTAAATGATGAAGCATTATCACCCTATGCCGCATTGATGAAGTTAAACGACATTGCAGGTAAACATGGTGTTGGCCGTATCGACATTACTGAAAACCGTTTAGTTGGTATGAAGTCTCGTGGCTGTTATGAAACTCCTGGTGGTACAGTAATGTTTGCCGGTTTACGTGCTATTGAAGAGTTGGTGCTAGATAAAACTAGCCGTACATGGCGCGAGCAAATTGCTGGTCAAATGTCACACCTTGTTTATGATGGTCGTTGGTTTACACCACTTTGTAAGTCACTTATTGCAGCATCAGAATCATTAGCTGAACTGGTTAATGGTGATGTAGTGGTCAAGCTTTACAAAGGCCAAGCAACGCCAGTGAAGAAGCGTTCACCAAACAGCTTATACTCAGAAAGCTTTGCGACATTTGGCGAAGACGATGTATATGATCAAAAACATGCTGAAGGCTTTATCCGTTTATATTCTTTAGCGAGCCGTATTCGCGCGCTAAATACTAAATAA
- the argH gene encoding argininosuccinate lyase, whose translation MALWGGRFQGETSALFKLFNDSLPVDYRLFEQDVVGSIAWADAIASVGIITAQECTDLKAALNELLQEVGDDPQTIISTGAEDIHSFVEQKLIAKVGDLGKKLHTGRSRNDQVATDLKLWCKKEGAALLARLGTLHAELIAVAEREVDAVMPGYTHLQRAQPVTFGHWALAYVEMFERDISRLQDALNRADSCPLGSGALAGTAYPIDRHALAAALNFARPTLNSLDTVSDRDHVVELCSAASISMMHLSRMAEDLIFFNSGEANFISLADEVTSGSSLMPQKKNPDALELIRGKTGRVYGSLMGILTTMKALPLAYNKDMQEDKEGLFDVVDSWAICLDMAALVLSGLKVNRPQALVAAQQGYANATELADYLVAKGMPFREAHHVVGEVVVFAIGEQKPIEELTVAQLQQFAEVISDDVYPNLTIEACLDKRDVLGGTAVKQVKAAIAAKKA comes from the coding sequence ATGGCATTATGGGGCGGAAGATTTCAAGGCGAAACCAGTGCACTTTTTAAATTATTCAATGACTCACTGCCAGTTGATTACCGCTTATTTGAGCAAGATGTGGTTGGCTCAATAGCATGGGCTGATGCCATTGCCAGTGTGGGGATTATTACCGCACAAGAGTGTACTGATTTAAAAGCAGCATTAAATGAATTACTGCAAGAAGTAGGCGATGATCCACAAACGATTATCAGTACAGGTGCAGAAGATATTCACAGCTTTGTTGAGCAAAAGCTGATTGCTAAAGTGGGCGATTTAGGTAAAAAGTTACACACAGGTCGTTCACGTAACGACCAAGTTGCCACAGACTTAAAGCTATGGTGTAAAAAAGAAGGCGCGGCATTACTGGCTCGTTTAGGTACATTACATGCCGAGCTTATCGCTGTGGCTGAGCGTGAAGTCGATGCAGTTATGCCGGGATACACCCATTTACAACGTGCCCAACCGGTTACTTTTGGTCACTGGGCGTTGGCGTATGTGGAAATGTTTGAGCGCGATATCAGCCGTTTACAAGATGCACTTAACCGTGCCGACTCTTGTCCACTTGGCTCTGGTGCACTAGCCGGAACCGCTTATCCGATTGATCGTCATGCATTGGCGGCGGCATTGAACTTTGCGCGTCCAACATTAAACAGCTTAGATACTGTGTCAGACCGCGACCATGTGGTTGAACTTTGCAGTGCAGCTTCAATCAGCATGATGCATTTAAGCCGCATGGCAGAAGACTTAATCTTCTTCAATTCAGGCGAAGCTAACTTTATTTCATTAGCGGATGAAGTCACTTCTGGCTCATCACTAATGCCACAAAAGAAAAACCCTGACGCATTAGAGCTAATTCGCGGCAAAACGGGTCGTGTTTATGGCAGCTTAATGGGTATTTTAACCACCATGAAAGCCTTACCGTTGGCATATAACAAAGATATGCAAGAAGACAAAGAAGGTTTATTTGATGTGGTTGATAGCTGGGCAATTTGTTTAGACATGGCGGCATTAGTGCTATCTGGTCTTAAAGTGAATCGCCCGCAAGCATTAGTTGCTGCGCAACAAGGCTATGCTAATGCCACTGAGTTAGCCGATTATTTAGTTGCCAAAGGTATGCCGTTCCGTGAAGCGCACCATGTGGTTGGTGAAGTTGTAGTGTTTGCCATTGGCGAGCAAAAACCAATTGAAGAGTTAACCGTCGCGCAATTACAACAGTTTGCTGAGGTGATCAGCGACGATGTTTACCCTAATTTAACCATCGAAGCCTGTTTAGATAAGCGTGATGTATTAGGTGGAACTGCTGTAAAACAAGTTAAAGCAGCAATCGCCGCGAAAAAAGCCTAA
- a CDS encoding sulfotransferase family protein yields MTIPSDLSAYHANKIFIIGLPRTGTTSVSVALLEHGLTVAHQAFTKQAFMLADAVSDAPCFSDYQQLDKLFPTARFVYLDRSLDKWIPSMQMLLGRMLVHLDKQTGRFHPIMKRSFEHCFKIWNVVEPADADHLRKCYLAHQQQVNEYFAGRDNFISLDISQTGALTQLLAFIGLNSPLPSAKKLDFPRLNMGRNVASWDEYKHPNKVSANASGPERRQFFNYSL; encoded by the coding sequence TTGACGATACCATCAGATTTATCAGCCTATCATGCCAATAAAATATTCATTATTGGTTTGCCACGTACCGGCACTACCAGCGTGAGTGTGGCTTTGCTTGAACATGGTTTAACTGTGGCGCACCAAGCATTTACTAAGCAGGCGTTTATGTTGGCAGATGCGGTGTCAGATGCGCCGTGTTTTAGCGATTATCAGCAATTAGATAAGTTGTTTCCTACTGCTAGGTTTGTGTATTTAGACAGGTCGTTAGATAAGTGGATCCCGTCGATGCAAATGTTGCTTGGACGCATGTTGGTGCATTTAGATAAACAAACTGGGCGCTTTCACCCGATAATGAAACGCAGCTTTGAGCACTGTTTTAAAATATGGAACGTGGTAGAACCTGCTGATGCGGATCATTTACGCAAATGTTATTTGGCCCACCAGCAACAGGTTAATGAATATTTTGCAGGCCGAGATAATTTTATATCACTCGATATTAGTCAAACAGGGGCTTTAACTCAGTTGTTGGCATTTATCGGATTGAATAGCCCATTACCCTCGGCTAAAAAACTGGATTTTCCGCGACTTAACATGGGTCGTAATGTGGCCAGTTGGGATGAATATAAGCATCCCAATAAAGTTAGCGCGAATGCTTCAGGCCCTGAAAGAAGGCAGTTTTTTAACTATTCTCTTTGA
- a CDS encoding FKBP-type peptidyl-prolyl cis-trans isomerase: MSHLTELMINDITIGEGKAAEKGALITCKYTGKLADGSVFDSAEAFQVVISAKRVIQGWYQGIIGDNPMKVGGKRELSVPANLGYGERQIGDKIPANSDLFFEIELLEVLTRDD; encoded by the coding sequence ATGAGCCACCTTACAGAACTAATGATTAACGATATCACTATTGGTGAAGGTAAAGCTGCCGAAAAAGGCGCGCTAATCACCTGTAAATATACCGGCAAATTAGCTGATGGAAGCGTGTTTGATAGCGCTGAAGCATTTCAAGTGGTGATCAGCGCCAAACGAGTTATTCAAGGATGGTATCAAGGCATTATTGGCGACAACCCAATGAAGGTGGGTGGTAAACGCGAGTTGTCAGTGCCTGCAAACCTAGGTTACGGCGAGCGCCAAATTGGCGATAAAATTCCTGCTAATTCAGATTTGTTTTTTGAAATAGAATTACTTGAAGTGTTAACCCGTGATGATTAA
- a CDS encoding alpha/beta hydrolase family protein has translation MKRILTLCWLLLALPILHLNSQTLPIEAFASIPDVSDITLSPDGKNIASVVKLTSTKEQGTLVTLTNVDTQKQTFVAKTDNQKYTVQGLSWASNDMLFIYAKFPATRNGTPVSEYRLFKYSVSEANLSSVIKPMVLKRFKWAPQIQSDIIDMLRDDDDHLLMKFNGLGNDPQYESVMRINLTDGRSSVVQYAEKNVYDWMTDRQHKVRIGIQRDETTYKILEQADNNEDLRTLWQFEAFAEDQVWPLGFGEDPNILYVQAYHNDFKAIFKVNLTDPKLTKELVFKRDDYDVNGGLIYSKVKQKVIGINDGADSEYTFWDPEYVGLVKGLDSVLPNNRNYITQFSEDERRYIVFSTSAVDSGTYYLGDRDQGTLLPIAYRYEKLLPEQMAKTKTINYSARDGLNIEGFLTTPLNAPNSAKLPAIIFPHGGPIDFDSNSFDYWTQYFANRGYAVLRMNFRGSSGYGYRFMKAGLKNWGLEMQTDVEDGARWLISEGIADPKRMCIAGASYGGYAALMAVATTKDLFQCAISFAGVADVEDLVKSHRGYTNFDIVKKQIGDDYDALYERSPVSKANNINVPVLLIHGEKDRSVDFEQSEDMYDALKKHKKPVEFVVLENGDHYLSDNADRLKAFRSIEAFLQQHLPVNKAAE, from the coding sequence ATGAAACGGATTTTAACCCTGTGCTGGTTATTACTGGCTTTGCCCATATTGCACCTTAATAGCCAAACCTTACCTATCGAAGCATTTGCCAGCATTCCCGATGTCAGTGATATTACCCTATCACCCGACGGTAAAAATATAGCCTCAGTCGTCAAGCTAACATCGACCAAAGAACAAGGTACACTCGTCACCCTCACCAATGTGGATACCCAAAAACAAACCTTTGTTGCCAAAACAGACAACCAAAAGTACACGGTGCAAGGATTATCTTGGGCCAGTAATGACATGCTATTTATTTATGCCAAATTCCCCGCAACAAGGAATGGCACACCGGTATCGGAATATCGCTTGTTCAAATATTCTGTATCAGAAGCCAACTTATCTAGTGTGATTAAACCCATGGTGTTAAAGCGCTTTAAATGGGCCCCGCAAATTCAATCAGACATTATCGATATGCTAAGAGACGATGATGACCATTTATTGATGAAATTTAATGGCTTAGGTAATGACCCACAATATGAATCAGTAATGAGAATCAACTTAACAGACGGGCGTTCATCAGTGGTGCAGTATGCTGAAAAAAATGTCTATGACTGGATGACCGACCGACAGCATAAAGTACGTATTGGCATACAACGTGATGAAACTACATACAAAATACTTGAACAAGCAGATAACAACGAAGACTTACGCACTTTGTGGCAGTTTGAAGCCTTTGCTGAAGATCAAGTTTGGCCACTTGGGTTTGGAGAAGACCCTAACATCTTGTACGTTCAAGCTTACCATAACGACTTTAAGGCCATTTTTAAAGTCAATTTGACTGACCCCAAACTGACTAAGGAACTCGTATTTAAACGTGATGACTATGATGTTAATGGCGGATTAATTTACTCAAAAGTAAAACAAAAAGTTATTGGCATTAACGATGGTGCAGACTCTGAGTACACCTTTTGGGACCCTGAATATGTCGGATTAGTTAAAGGCTTAGATTCAGTACTACCAAACAATCGCAACTACATTACCCAATTTAGTGAAGATGAACGCCGCTATATTGTTTTCTCCACCAGCGCTGTTGACTCAGGTACTTATTATTTAGGTGACAGAGACCAAGGTACACTCCTGCCAATTGCATATCGATATGAAAAGCTTTTACCAGAGCAAATGGCAAAAACAAAAACCATTAACTATAGCGCCCGGGATGGTTTAAATATTGAAGGCTTTTTAACCACCCCGCTTAACGCCCCAAATTCAGCCAAGTTACCCGCTATCATCTTTCCTCATGGCGGACCGATTGACTTTGACTCAAACAGTTTTGATTATTGGACCCAATACTTTGCTAACCGCGGTTATGCCGTATTACGAATGAATTTTCGCGGCTCAAGCGGTTATGGTTATCGCTTTATGAAAGCTGGTCTTAAAAACTGGGGCTTAGAAATGCAAACCGACGTAGAAGACGGTGCCAGATGGTTAATTAGTGAAGGCATTGCTGACCCCAAAAGAATGTGCATAGCTGGCGCAAGTTACGGCGGATATGCAGCGTTAATGGCCGTGGCCACCACTAAAGATTTATTCCAATGTGCCATTAGCTTTGCTGGCGTTGCTGATGTGGAAGATTTAGTAAAATCACATCGTGGGTATACCAATTTTGACATTGTTAAAAAGCAAATAGGCGATGATTATGATGCCTTATATGAGCGCTCACCCGTTAGTAAAGCCAACAATATTAATGTGCCAGTATTGCTGATCCATGGCGAAAAAGATCGGAGTGTGGATTTTGAACAAAGCGAAGATATGTATGACGCACTGAAAAAACATAAAAAGCCGGTGGAGTTTGTTGTGCTTGAAAATGGCGATCATTACTTAAGTGACAATGCTGATAGATTAAAAGCCTTTCGCAGTATTGAAGCGTTCTTACAACAGCATTTACCGGTTAACAAGGCTGCAGAATAA